The Myroides phaeus DNA segment TTCAATCCATTCTTCATACAGGTTTTCGTTATCTAATTGAAAATCAGACTCGTAGTTAAATGAAATCATGTTTTTCTATCTAAAATATAATACGAGCAAAGGTACAATGAAAAATAAAAAGTAAACTTAATTTGCTCACAAAAAATAATATTTTTCAAAATATAAATTAGTGAGATTCAAAGCTTAATCTCACACTTTAAAATTAATGATCCAGATTTTCTCATATTTAAAATCAAACTTTAAAATATTTTAAATATTCAATTCTGAAAGCTACTATACAAATAGAAAAGAGCTCAAATATTGGATAATTACTAAAAAAATAAAATAATTTTAGAATAACAAAAAATTCAAAATTTCTAAAAATCAACTGTCACAAAAATACAATTAAAAATTAAGATATTATAATTTAAAAAAAACTATCCCATTACTACCACTCAAGCATTAATTGACAATAATACTCACCTACTCTTCTATACAATCAAAATAACTTTACAATGTTTTACTCAACACTTTCTATTCAAAAAATAAAAAGCACTTAAAAACAGTTTAAAGTAAACAGTATAATTTTTCACATCTGAACATCTGATCAGAAAAAATTAGAATATTCAAATTATGGAGAGCACTTAAAAAAATACTACGAAAAAGTAACTTCGTATAATTTTCATATCTGAGCATCTGATCAGAAAAAAACAAAATATCAAAAATATACAGAGCACTTAAAAAAGTACTACGAAAAAGTAACTTCGTATAATTTTCATATCTGAACATCTGATCAGAAAAAATTAGAATATTCAAATTATGGAGAACACTTAAAAAATTTCTACGAAAAAATAAGTCTATATAATTTTCATATCTGAACATCTGATCAGAAAAAATTAGAATATTCAAATTACGGAGCATCGCTAAAAAATTGCTACGAAAAAAATAACGTCGTATAATTTTCATATCTAAACGACTGATCAGAAAAAATTAAAATATTCAAATTACGGAGCATCGCTAAAAAATTTCTACGAAAAAATAAGTCTATATAATTTTCATATCTGAACGACTGATCAGAAAAAAACAAAATATTCAAATTATGGAGCATCGCAAAAATAATGCTTCAAAAAAAATACTCTATGTAATTTTCATATCTGAACGACTGATCAGAAAAAAACAAAATATTCAAATTATGGAGCATCGCAAAAATAATGCTTCAAAAAAAATACTCAATGTAATTTTCATATCTGAACGACTGATCAGAAAAAACAAAATATTCAAATTATGGAGCATCGCAAAAATAATGCTTCAAAAAAAATACTCTATGTAATTTTCATATCTGACCAGATCTATTAAACAAACTTAAATATCGAAAATATAGAGAGTCCTAAAAAAGTACTACGAAAAAATAGCTCCATATAAATTTCATATCTGACCAGATCTATTAAACAAACTTAAATATCGAAAATATCTCCTCTTTCTAAAATAGAAAATGTTCGTCGTGGAACATTACAAACAATACTTCCTTCAATCAAAAAACAACATTTAAAAAATTTGAGTTATCAACGTTATTAACATCATTATATATTAATAAAAGAAAATTTAAAATTTAAAAAAAATCTTTCTCTATTATATTGTCTGTTAATATGTACAATAACTTTTCTCAATAAATTCTTTAATTTCAATTATTAATACTTATCAACATCTTATCATTTTGTAACTACTTAGAAATAAATAGTCTAAATAGGTTATCAACAATCACTTTTTTCGTTATCAACAGTGTTTTTTCGATAAGTGAGGGTGTGTAAAACTGTTGATAACCCTATTTTTTAGTATTGATATGTCAACAATAGAATTTAGAAAATAAATTTGGAAATGTGGTTATCAACATTGTATTGTAAATTATCTTGAATATGCAAAAAATAGTTATTGAATTCTTTCCATAGTTATCAACAGAATCGGTGAATTATTATCTACTTGAATTACAGTATTTTAACTTTCTTTATTAACAATGGGCTCTATTGTTGTTATGATATTGATTATCAATTGAATATGATTTTATAGTTAGTAGCCTTTTATTTTTCAAGTTTCTGTAAATTGATTCTTTTGTGATTAGCATTAGGAATTTTGGTTTAGCGCATTCTTAGGTGCTTATTAAAAGGATGCTTTGTAGTTGTCATATTTTATTTTTACAATAGTTAGATAGGATATATAGTAGTTATCTTAATAATACTGAATACGATTCTATAGGATTAAATCACTTTTTTACCTGTAGTGTTTCGTACGATAAAATCTATGTAAAATAAAGATTGTCATAACTTATTGAAATACAGTTATTAAGGTAGATGTTTTGTTATTAAATATTTTGTTGACTTAAATGTGGTTTTATAATTTAATTACATTGAATTACAATAGATTAACTCATAACAAAAAGTTATAACCATTGATATATAGTATTTTATAAATAACTAACGATTATTTTGACTCCTATATATAGAGTATTTTTTCTGTGAGCTTGTTATTGCGTGAATAGTTTTATTAGGCTAATTATTAAGTGTTATTTAGTACTTAAAGTAAGTTTGTCAGTAAGTATGTAATTGAAGGAGGCACTTTTATTACTAAAACATATAAGGAAAAATATAGTTAGTATTATCTTTGTAAAAAATTTTATTACAAAATGGCTAATCAAGTTCGCGTGCGTTTTGCACCAAGTCCTACAGGACCATTACATATTGGTGGAGTAAGAACAGCATTGTTTAATTATTTATTTGCTAAAAAAAACAATGGAGTTTTTTATATCAGAATTGAGGATACAGATCAAAATAGATTTGTTCCAGGAGCTGAAGCATATATCCTTGAAGCATTAGAATGGCTTGGGATTTCTCCAGATGAAACTATAGGGAAAAATGAAAAATTTGGACCATATAGACAAAGTGAGCGTAAAGAATTATATGAACAATATGCAAACCAATTAATTGCTAATGGATGGGCATACTATGCGTTTGATTCAGCAGAAGATTTAGATGCTTTACGTAAACAAGCAGAAAGTGAAGGAAAGACTTTTATCTATAATCATAGTAATCGTGAGCAATTAAAAACTTCTTTAAACTTAAGTAAAGAAGAAGTAGATAGTTTAATAGCAAATGGAGAACCTTTTGTTATTCGTTTTAAAACTCCTGTTGGTGAGACTTTAGAATTAAACGATTTAATCCGTGGGGATATCAAGTTTGAAACGAGTTTATTAGATGACAAAGTTTTATATAAAAGCGATGGAATGCCTACATATCACTTAGCAAATATTGTGGATGATCATTTAATGGAAACATCTCATGTTATTCGCGGTGAAGAATGGTTACCTTCTCTTCCACTTCACGAGTTATTATACAAAGCGTTTGGTTGGGAAGCTCCTAAATTTGCGCACTTACCATTGATTTTAAAACCAGTTGGTAATGGTAAATTGTCTAAACGTGATGGTGATAAATTAGGTTTCCCTGTATTCCCTCTTGATTGGGTTGATCCTGTGTCAGGAGAAAAATCATCTGGGTATAGAGAAAAAGGTTTTTATCCAGAAACGGTTATCAACTTCCTTGCTTTATTAGGATGGAATGATGGAACTGACCAAGAGATTTTTTCTTTAGCTGAATTAGTTGAGAAATTCGACTTAAATAGAGTTCATAAAGCAGGAGCAAAATTTGATCCTGAAAAGAATAAATGGTTTAACCAACACTATTTAAAATTACAAGAGAATACTGATTTAGCTGATGCTTATTCAGTAATTTTGACTGAAAAAGGAATTCAGGCTGAGAAAGAATATGTAACTAAAGTAGTTTCTATGATTAAAGAGCGTGCTATTTTTGTTACTGATTTTTATGAGTTAAGTGATTTCTTCTTCGTTGCTCCAACAGAATACGATGCTAAAGCATTGAAAAACTGGAAAGAAGATACTTCATCAATAATGATGAATGTAGCAGAAGTAATAGAAGGAATTAATGATTTTGATGCCAAGTCAATCGAAACAGAAGTTAAAGATTGGATTACAAAGCAAGAAATTGGAATGGGGAAAGTTATGCAACCATTGCGATTGAGTCTTGTAGGGGCTGTTAAAGGACCGGATCTTTTTGAAATTATTGAAATGATTGGTAAAGCAGAGACTATCAAACGAATTCAAACAGCAGTACAGAAAAATGCTTAATATATAAGGTCTGAGTTTTACTCAGACCTTTTTTTGTACTTTTAAAATACAATCTTCAAAGAATATCTCATTTTGGAATTATAATTGTTGAGGAATAAATTAGTAATTTTATTCAAAAGTTAATTATAAAGAAATGAGACGATTAAGTGTACTGCTATTAATAGGTGTTTTTTCACTATTTTATTCATGCTCTAATGATGATAATAGCACAGGAGGAAAAATTGAAAAGGAATGGATTGCTTTTGTTCAAAAGCATTTAATTGGAGATTGGACTCCTAAATCAATTGAGGTAAAACCTTTAGTTGGTGCACCTGTTTTTTCTACTCCCTATCCTAATCAACCAAATTGTAAATCGGATATTCTGCGTTTTGAAAAGAACTTTACAGGTACTTTTAATCAAAACAGTTCAGATTGTCAGCTTAAAATAAATAAGTTTAAGTGGAATCATCGCTTAGGAGAATTAATCTTTACTTTAGAAAATGGTTTAGAAGTAAAGGCCGTTTTATTAAAAAAATCAGCTAATAATCTTGTTTTTGCAATTCCTGTAACTGAGATTATGCCTGTAGTTGAAAAGCTATATCCTCAGATAGTAAATGTAGATCCTGTTACATTAAAGTTATTACATTTAAAAATAAGCTTAGAAAAATAATTAATAACAAGATTATTATTTTTTTCTGTTCTTAGAAAAGTGTATTTTAACAAAAATATTTTAAAAATATACTTATGACTCCAACTTTAATTATTGTTGTTGTAGCTGTTGCTATTTTGTTTTTAGGTTTCTTTACCGTAAAACAGCAATCAGCTGTGATTATTGAGCGTTTTGGTAAATTTAATAGCATTAGACATTCAGGACTACAATTAAAAATTCCTTTAGTAGATAGAATTTCTGGTGTTGTTAATTTAAGAATACAACAGTTAGATGTATTAATTGAAACTAAGACAAAAGATAACGTGTTTGTCAAATTAAAGGTTTCTGTACAATTTAAAGTAATTCCTGATCGAGTATATGATGCTTTTTATAAGCTTGAATACCCACATGATCAAATTACATCTTATGTTTTTGACGTTGTTCGTGCAGAAGTTCCTAAATTAATTTTAGATGACGTTTTTGAAAGAAAAGACAATATTGCGGTCGCAGTTAAAGCTGAATTAAATGAAGCTATGACAACGTACGGATATGATATTATTAATACTTTAATAACTGATATTGATCCAGATATTCAAGTTAAAAATGCAATGAACCGTATTAATGCTGCAGATAGAGAAAAAGTTGCTGCAGAATATGAAGCAGAAGCGAGTAGAATTAGAATTGTAGCAAAAGCGAAAGCGGAAGCAGAATCTAAACGACTACAAGGTCAAGGTATTGCTGATCAAAGAAGAGAGATTGCTCAAGGACTTGTTGAAAGTGTTGATATTTTAAACAAAGTTGGTATCAATTCACAAGAAGCTTCAGCACTTATTGTAGTAACTCAACACTATGATACTCTACAATCAGTAGGTTCAGATTCTAAATCGAATTTAATCTTACTACCGAATGCTCCAACAGTTGCAACAGATATGCTTAATACTATGGTTGCTTCTTTTGCTGCAAGCAGTAAAATAAATGAAATGACAGGCTCAAACGTAAAAACAAGCGATTTAAGCAATAAAAATTACGAATCAAAGGATTTGTCTAATGAAATGGATTACGATGAAATAGACTAATCTAAAACCAATAAAAAAAGCTCTCAAATACTATTTGAGAGCTTTTTTGTTTTATATTTTATTTTCTCTTTCTGTTGAAAAAGAATTTTAATGCTGCAGTAATAAGGAAAGCTTGAATATTTCCAGAACTTTTAATATAGCTTGCTACAGAACCAAAAGTATTTCTAACTAATCTATCCGGAGTTAATTCATCTTTAATATTGTCAACAGATTGAAACACCTTTTGGTAATGTAAATTTCTCTTGACACGCAAAATGCGTAAGTCTTGATTTATTTCCTCAAAAGAAGTATATGCTTTTCTCATTAGACAATGATTTAATCGTTAAATATTATTTCCGACAATTTTTTAATTAGAGGTTTTTCTACCAATTGTTTTCTAAATAAATAGGCAAGCAATGTAATTAATAAGTACACTACTCCAACAATTAAAAAACCAATTGGTCTGCTATCTAAGCATTCCCCAATAGCAAAAGCAGCAGACAAGGAGAAGAATAATACTGCGATCATTATAAATAGGCCTACTAAAAGTAAGGTCATAAAAATGCTCCCTGCTTTTGCAGTTACCTTAAATCCCCATAGGCGATAATAGTTCATACTTGAGCGTAAAAACTCTTCAGAATCAACTTTTATATCATCTATATTATCTTTTATTTCCTCGAATGCCATTATAATTAAATAAGATTATTTTTTTGCGTTTTCTACAGCTTCATTAGCTTGTGTTTTCAATTCAGCTAACTTCTTTTCTAAAGTTGAAATAACTTCGTCTCTTTTCTTTCCTGTAGTCGACATAAAGCCTTCTAATCCTTCTTCAAGATCATGTTTTTTCTTAGAAACTGTATCGCGAACTTGTTTTTTTAATTCATCAATTTTATCATTTAAATCGTCTTTAGAATCATCAAATGTTTTTTTGATTTTTTTACGTGTTTTTTTTCCTTCTGCTGGAGCGAATAAAATTCCTAAACCTGCTCCTACTACTGCACCTGCAAGTAGCGCTACTACTGTATTACCTAAACGATCTGACATAACAATTATTTTTTATATGATTAATACTATAAATTTATAAAAAAAAGACGCTTTAACTGTTAATATTAAGTTAAAGCGTCTTGCTTATTTATCTTTAAGTACTAAAAATTACTTCTGTTCTATCTTGTTCCAAGTATCTCTCAAACCTACTGTTTTATTGAAAACTAAGGCATTTTCTTTACTTTCTTTATCTACACAGAAATAACCAAGTCTTTGGAATTGGAATTTATCACCATCTTTCGCTGTGCTTAAGCTTGGCTCTAAATAACCTTTTACTATTTCTAAAGAATTTGGATTTACAAAGTCTAAGAAATCTACATCTTTATTCCCATCAGGATTTTCATCCGTAAATAAACGATCATAGATTCTAACCTCTGCTTCTATTGCATGTGGTACAGATACCCAGTGAATAGTTCCTTTTACTTTTCTTTTACTTGCTTCTGTTCCACTTCCACTTCTACTCTCTGGATCGTATGTTGCATGAATTTCTAAGATGTTTCCTTCTTCGTCTTTCACTACACTTTCTCCTTTGATGATATAAGCATTTTTCAAGCGAACTTCCTTACCAAGAGTTAATCTAAAGAATTTGCTATTTGCTTCTTCTTTGAAATCTTCTCTTTCGATGTAAATTTCTCTTGAGAAAGGAACTTTTCTATAAGTCATCACTTCCTCTTCTGGGTTATTTTCAGCTTCTAACCATTCTTCTTGTCCTTCAGTATAGTTAGTAATTACTAATTTAACAGGATCAAGAACAGCCATTACACGTGGTGCAATTTTATTCAAATCTTCTCTAACACAGAATTCTAATAAAGAAACATCGATTAAGTTATCACGCTTAGCAATTCCGATTGTATCAGCATAATTTCTAATTGAAATAGGAGTATAACCTCTTCTTCTCAATCCAGAAATTGTTGACATACGTGGATCATCCCATCCTGTTACGTGTCCTTCTGCTACAAGTCTTGCTAATTTACGTTTACTAACTACCGTGTGCGATAAGTTTCTACGAGCAAATTCTCTCTGTTTAGGTCTAATATTCTCAGGAACTACTACTTGATCTAAGAACCAGTCGTAAAGCTCTCTATGAGGCAAGAATTCTAACGTACAGAAAGAATGTGAGATACTTTCAATGTAGTCACTCTCTCCGTGTGCCCAGTCATACATTGGATAAATACACCAATCATTTTGAGTACGGTGATGTGATTTCTTGATGATTCTATACATAATAGGATCACGCATCAACATATTTTTATGAGCCATATCAATTTTAGCTCTTAAAATGTGCTCTCCTTCTTCGAATTCACCATTTTTCATTCTTTCGAATAAATCAAGGTTTTCTTCTACAGAACGATTTCTATATGGACTATCTACACCTGCTGTAGTTGGAGTACCTTTTTGTTGCGCCATTACTTCAGAAGTTTGGCTATCAACATAGGCTTTTCCGTCCTTAATCATTTGTATAGTCCAATCATATAACTGTTGGAAATAATCTGATGCATATACTTCATTTGCCCATTCAAATCCAAGCCATTCTACGTCATGTTTGATTGCGTCAACAAATTCCTGTTCTTCTTTTGAAGGGTTAGTATCGTCAAAACGCAAGTTTACTGGCGCATTGTACTTTAACCCTAATCCAAAGTTTAAACAAATAGAACTCGCGTGTCCAATGTGTA contains these protein-coding regions:
- the gltX gene encoding glutamate--tRNA ligase translates to MANQVRVRFAPSPTGPLHIGGVRTALFNYLFAKKNNGVFYIRIEDTDQNRFVPGAEAYILEALEWLGISPDETIGKNEKFGPYRQSERKELYEQYANQLIANGWAYYAFDSAEDLDALRKQAESEGKTFIYNHSNREQLKTSLNLSKEEVDSLIANGEPFVIRFKTPVGETLELNDLIRGDIKFETSLLDDKVLYKSDGMPTYHLANIVDDHLMETSHVIRGEEWLPSLPLHELLYKAFGWEAPKFAHLPLILKPVGNGKLSKRDGDKLGFPVFPLDWVDPVSGEKSSGYREKGFYPETVINFLALLGWNDGTDQEIFSLAELVEKFDLNRVHKAGAKFDPEKNKWFNQHYLKLQENTDLADAYSVILTEKGIQAEKEYVTKVVSMIKERAIFVTDFYELSDFFFVAPTEYDAKALKNWKEDTSSIMMNVAEVIEGINDFDAKSIETEVKDWITKQEIGMGKVMQPLRLSLVGAVKGPDLFEIIEMIGKAETIKRIQTAVQKNA
- a CDS encoding SPFH domain-containing protein, producing MTPTLIIVVVAVAILFLGFFTVKQQSAVIIERFGKFNSIRHSGLQLKIPLVDRISGVVNLRIQQLDVLIETKTKDNVFVKLKVSVQFKVIPDRVYDAFYKLEYPHDQITSYVFDVVRAEVPKLILDDVFERKDNIAVAVKAELNEAMTTYGYDIINTLITDIDPDIQVKNAMNRINAADREKVAAEYEAEASRIRIVAKAKAEAESKRLQGQGIADQRREIAQGLVESVDILNKVGINSQEASALIVVTQHYDTLQSVGSDSKSNLILLPNAPTVATDMLNTMVASFAASSKINEMTGSNVKTSDLSNKNYESKDLSNEMDYDEID
- a CDS encoding DUF6327 family protein, with amino-acid sequence MRKAYTSFEEINQDLRILRVKRNLHYQKVFQSVDNIKDELTPDRLVRNTFGSVASYIKSSGNIQAFLITAALKFFFNRKRK
- a CDS encoding phage holin family protein — its product is MAFEEIKDNIDDIKVDSEEFLRSSMNYYRLWGFKVTAKAGSIFMTLLLVGLFIMIAVLFFSLSAAFAIGECLDSRPIGFLIVGVVYLLITLLAYLFRKQLVEKPLIKKLSEIIFND
- a CDS encoding YtxH domain-containing protein: MSDRLGNTVVALLAGAVVGAGLGILFAPAEGKKTRKKIKKTFDDSKDDLNDKIDELKKQVRDTVSKKKHDLEEGLEGFMSTTGKKRDEVISTLEKKLAELKTQANEAVENAKK
- a CDS encoding glutamine--tRNA ligase/YqeY domain fusion protein; protein product: MSTKEKSLNFIEQIIEEDLKNGLPTEKLHFRFPPEPNGYLHIGHASSICLNFGLGLKYNAPVNLRFDDTNPSKEEQEFVDAIKHDVEWLGFEWANEVYASDYFQQLYDWTIQMIKDGKAYVDSQTSEVMAQQKGTPTTAGVDSPYRNRSVEENLDLFERMKNGEFEEGEHILRAKIDMAHKNMLMRDPIMYRIIKKSHHRTQNDWCIYPMYDWAHGESDYIESISHSFCTLEFLPHRELYDWFLDQVVVPENIRPKQREFARRNLSHTVVSKRKLARLVAEGHVTGWDDPRMSTISGLRRRGYTPISIRNYADTIGIAKRDNLIDVSLLEFCVREDLNKIAPRVMAVLDPVKLVITNYTEGQEEWLEAENNPEEEVMTYRKVPFSREIYIEREDFKEEANSKFFRLTLGKEVRLKNAYIIKGESVVKDEEGNILEIHATYDPESRSGSGTEASKRKVKGTIHWVSVPHAIEAEVRIYDRLFTDENPDGNKDVDFLDFVNPNSLEIVKGYLEPSLSTAKDGDKFQFQRLGYFCVDKESKENALVFNKTVGLRDTWNKIEQK